A single Tachypleus tridentatus isolate NWPU-2018 chromosome 9, ASM421037v1, whole genome shotgun sequence DNA region contains:
- the LOC143226796 gene encoding G-protein coupled receptor moody-like, protein MDDTTTLEMLNVTEAESSLMHERKEFMYFAAFCIILSIIIGLSGNLLTIVALVQCPRVRSAPAAFIISLCVADFLFCALCLPFSASRFIHQRWIHGDFLCVLFPFMRYVNVGLSLLSITAITINRYILIAHQNLYEKVYRKRYISLMIVAIWLFSFGMLLPTLIGAWGRFGYDQKILNCSILKVNGRSSKTFLFIFGFLLPCVTIIICYARIFWVLKRSANRIRGHSNAETKEQKKDRDAKKRKEEWRVTRMVLIIFCSFLVCYLPITIVKVADKQAKYPTLHILGYILIYSSASINPVIYGVFNKQYRQAYKTVLMCRRPRSLSATANASNPNEPTPTHFTAVSCESQNTKDDSVFVDEPV, encoded by the exons ATGGATGATACAACCACCCTTGAGATGTTGAACGTCACAGAAGCAGAATCATCTTTAATGCACGAACGTAAAGAGTTTATGTACTTTGCTGCCTTTTGCATCATCTTATCCATCATTATTGGCCTGAGTGGTAACCTACTGACCATCGTCGCACTAGTACAATGTCCAAGAGTACGCAGTGCTCCAGCTGCTTTCATTATCAGTCTATGTGTtgctgattttttgttttgtgcttTGTGCTTACCATTCAGTGCTTCTCGTTTTATCCACCAGAGGTGGATCCATGGTGACTTCCTGTGCGTCCTGTTCCCCTTCATGCGGTACGTCAATGTCGGGTTGTCCCTGTTGTCCATCACTGCGATAACCATTAATCGCTATATCCTTATCGCCCACCAGAATCTCTATGAAAAGGTCTATCGTAAACGTTACATATCACTCATGATTGTGGCAATATGGCTGTTCTCCTTTGGTATGTTGTTACCTACACTAATTGGCGCGTGGGGGCGTTTTGGCTACGACCAAAAAATTCTAAACTGTTCCATCCTGAAAGTGAACGGTCGGTCTTCAAAGACGTTCTTGTTTATCTTCGGTTTCCTCCTTCCTTGTGTTACCATTATTATTTGTTATGCCCGTATCTTCTGGGTGCTAAAAAGGAGTGCCAACCGAATTCGTGGCCACAGTAACGCAGAAACAAAGGAGCAAAAGAAAGACCGCGATGCAAAGAAAAGGAAAGAGGAATGGCGCGTGACACGAATGGTTCTCATAATTTTCTGCTCATTTCTCGTCTGTTATCTTCCTATTACCATTGTAAAG GTGGCAGACAAACAGGCCAAGTATCCGACTCTACACATCTTGGGCTATATCCTCATCTACAGTAGTGCATCCATCAATCCAGTTATCTATGGTGTTTTTAACAAACAGTATCGACAGGcttacaaaacagttttaatgtgtCGCCGACCACGCAGTCTCAGTGCTACTGCGAACGCTTCTAACCCTAACGAACCCACACCTACTCACTTCACCGCGGTTTCCTGTGAATCTCAGAATACCAAAGATGACTCAGTATTCGTTGATGAACCAGTGTGA
- the LOC143226798 gene encoding G-protein coupled receptor moody-like, producing the protein MLSICKGLILGLAIMPVLETDGNKDLENNTSQRGTATFFSNYENISNPGQSNITDAIVTLFHEYPPALLNFGAACCIAFSIIGIPGNLISIGALARSPRLRNATTTFIINLCVADAIFCSFSIPLSASTFLRGRWVHGDALCVLFPLIRYSNVAVSLLSVVAITVNRYVLIVHPQKYKSVYKKHWIALMVALIWLFSFVCLLPPLLKVWGKFGFDPNVGTCTILKVNGRSPKVFLYVFAFVMPSLAFVICYSRIFWVVRKAHRNVKERPDITPETRGKMEGGPKSPRILLQQLREKFHTSSSEISGKRKKQLTKDIRLLRMILVIFFTFVICYLPVTIIKITRKEDDLPVINILGYVSIYFSSCINPIIYVLMSQEYRQAYKKCFSCSKDLTSSSSS; encoded by the coding sequence ATGCTTTCTATTTGTAAGGGTTTGATATTAGGCTTAGCCATTATGCCAGTACTGGAAACTGACGGCAACAAAGACCTTGAGAATAACACAAGCCAGCGAGGAACCGCTACGTTCTTCTCAAACTATGAAAATATTAGTAACCCAGGTCAATCCAATATAACCGACGCCATTGTAACTTTGTTCCATGAATATCCGCCCGCTTTACTTAACTTTGGAGCTGCGTGTTGCATTGCTTTCTCTATCATTGGAATCCCAGGAAACCTCATCTCTATCGGGGCACTGGCTCGAAGTCCGCGGCTCAGAAATGCCACAACAACATTTATTATCAACCTGTGTGTTGCAGACGCCATCTTTTGCTCTTTTTCTATCCCTCTTTCGGCTTCAACGTTCCTCAGAGGTAGATGGGTTCATGGAGACGCGTTGTGTGTGCTTTTTCCATTGATTCGATATTCCAACGTCGCCGTATCCTTGTTGTCTGTTGTGGCAATAACAGTTAATCGTTATGTGCTTATAGTTCATCCACAGAAGTATAAAAGTGTTTACAAAAAACACTGGATTGCGCTTATGGTGGCATTAATCTGGCTGTTTTCTTTCGTCTGTCTACTCCCGCCTCTTCTTAAAGTTTGGGGGAAATTTGGATTCGATCCTAATGTCGGAACGTGCACCATCCTGAAGGTTAATGGTCGTTCACCAAAGGTCTTCTTGTACGTGTTTGCTTTTGTCATGCCATCTCTAGCTTTTGTCATCTGTTACTCTCGAATATTTTGGGTCGTTCGAAAAGCTCACAGGAACGTCAAAGAACGACCAGACATCACACCCGAAACACGAGGCAAAATGGAAGGAGGCCCCAAGTCACCGAGGATACTGCTCCAACAGCTCCGCGAAAAGTTCcacacatcatcatcagaaaTTTCTGGTAAAAGGAAAAAACAACTGACCAAAGACATCAGGCTTCTGCGAATGATTCTGGTCATCTTCTTCACTTTCGTCATATGTTATCTTCCGGTAACTATAATTAAGATAACCAGAAAAGAGGATGACCTACCAGTGATCAACATTCTCGGCTACGTCTCGATTTACTTCAGTTCTTGTATCAACCCTATCATCTATGTCTTAATGAGCCAAGAATACAGACAAGCCTACAAAAAATGTTTCAGTTGTTCCAAAGACCTCACCAGCAGTAGCAGTTCTTGA